The following proteins are encoded in a genomic region of Micromonospora olivasterospora:
- a CDS encoding NAD-dependent epimerase/dehydratase family protein: protein MTVHDTQRTVLVTGAAGFIGRHLVEHLSSQGRPVIGVDLREAPAWPADAAPVRHIVADLRTTNIRPLLAGVSSVVHLAALPGVRPSWDRFDEYVESNVLATRRLLEAATETGLRRLAIASSSSVYGNQDGAMTEDQPPAPISPYAVTKLAAEHLALAYAARPGSVLTTMALRFFTVYGPRQRPDMLISRIISAIQEGREIRVFGDGSQRRDFVFVKDAVRAVTAALDAPGPSRVCNVGTGEQISVVEIIALISELMGRPATVRAEPHRAGDVVSTRADTTRTARALGFRASVSLRKGLQEHINAARSDPMPVGA from the coding sequence ATGACCGTTCACGACACCCAGCGCACGGTGCTGGTGACCGGGGCCGCCGGTTTCATCGGGCGACACCTCGTCGAGCACCTGAGCAGCCAGGGTCGGCCGGTGATCGGCGTCGACCTGCGCGAGGCCCCGGCCTGGCCGGCGGATGCGGCTCCCGTCCGGCACATCGTCGCCGACCTGCGCACCACGAACATCCGTCCGCTGCTCGCCGGGGTCTCCTCGGTGGTTCATCTCGCCGCGTTGCCCGGCGTCCGGCCGTCGTGGGACCGCTTCGACGAGTACGTCGAATCCAACGTGCTCGCCACCCGCCGTCTCCTCGAGGCAGCCACGGAGACCGGCCTACGACGGCTGGCGATCGCCTCCTCGTCCAGCGTCTACGGCAACCAGGACGGGGCGATGACCGAAGACCAACCGCCCGCCCCCATCTCCCCCTACGCGGTCACCAAACTGGCCGCAGAGCATCTCGCCCTGGCCTACGCGGCTCGCCCCGGCTCCGTACTGACCACCATGGCCCTGCGCTTCTTCACGGTATACGGGCCACGGCAGCGGCCCGACATGCTGATCTCGCGGATCATCTCGGCGATCCAAGAGGGCCGGGAGATCCGGGTGTTTGGCGACGGTTCGCAGCGCCGCGACTTTGTCTTCGTCAAGGACGCGGTGCGCGCGGTGACGGCAGCTCTCGACGCGCCCGGCCCGAGCCGCGTGTGCAACGTCGGCACCGGCGAGCAGATCTCGGTCGTCGAGATCATCGCCCTGATCAGTGAGCTGATGGGCCGCCCGGCGACAGTCCGGGCCGAACCCCACCGGGCCGGCGACGTGGTGTCCACGCGCGCCGACACCACCCGCACCGCCAGGGCACTCGGATTCCGCGCGTCGGTCTCCCTTCGAAAGGGACTCCAGGAGCACATCAACGCGGCGCGGAGCGACCCGATGCCCGTCGGCGCCTGA
- a CDS encoding ATP-binding cassette domain-containing protein gives MDLSDSASEVTATRPGPAAGNSSTPIRLHASNIHKRYGKNHVLKGVELIVHAGEVVAIIGANGCGKSTLMKICAGLVSPSSGVVEVDKSMAYCPQQAGLMGFLTADEHFAMFGAGHGMSRDEAQATGRRLAKSLAWDGGMATQARHLSGGTQQKLNLILSALPDPDILLLDEPYQGFDRGSYIDFWDWVLQRRDAGKSTLVITHMLNSLDRVDAVLDLGAKAEAES, from the coding sequence ATGGATTTGAGTGACAGCGCCTCGGAAGTGACCGCCACCAGGCCCGGTCCAGCGGCGGGCAACTCGTCGACACCAATTCGACTCCATGCCTCGAACATTCACAAGCGGTACGGCAAGAATCACGTCCTGAAGGGCGTCGAGCTCATCGTGCACGCCGGCGAGGTGGTCGCCATCATCGGCGCCAACGGCTGCGGCAAGTCGACGCTCATGAAGATCTGCGCGGGTCTGGTCAGCCCGTCCAGCGGCGTGGTCGAAGTCGACAAGAGCATGGCCTACTGCCCCCAGCAGGCAGGGCTGATGGGTTTTCTCACCGCCGACGAGCACTTCGCGATGTTCGGCGCCGGGCATGGGATGAGCCGGGATGAAGCCCAGGCGACCGGCCGACGGCTCGCGAAGAGCCTGGCCTGGGACGGCGGCATGGCGACACAGGCCCGGCACCTGTCCGGCGGCACCCAGCAGAAGCTCAACCTCATTCTCTCCGCGCTGCCTGACCCCGATATCCTGCTGCTCGACGAGCCCTATCAAGGTTTCGACCGGGGCAGCTACATCGACTTCTGGGACTGGGTGCTACAGCGCCGTGACGCCGGAAAGTCGACGCTTGTCATCACGCACATGTTGAATTCACTCGATCGGGTCGACGCCGTGCTCGACCTCGGAGCGAAGGCGGAGGCCGAGTCATGA